In Streptomyces sp. NBC_00341, the DNA window CGTGGTGACCTGACGGGGCTTCACCTTGCCCTTGTGGACCCACGGCTGGAGCTTGATCGCGCCGACCGCGAGGATCGCGGACTCGCCGGGGTTGAGGATCGGCGTGCCCGTGTCGACGCCGAAGACGCCGACGTTGGTGATGGTCACCGTGCCGCCCGCCATCGCCGCCGGGGACGTCTTGCCGTCGCGGGCCGTGGAGACCAGCTCGCCCAGGGACGCGGCCAGTTGCGGGAGCGTCTGCTCGTGCGCGTCCTTGATGTTCGGCACGATCAGTCCGCGCGGGGTGGCCGCCGCGATGCCCAGGTTCACATAGTGCTTCTGCACGATCTCCTGGTTCGCCTCGTCCCAGGCCGCGTTGACCTCGGGGTGGCGCTTGATCGCGACCAGGAGGGCCTTGGCGATGATCAGGAGCGGATTGACCCGCACCCCGGCCATCTCCTTGTCCTCCTTCAGCTCCGCGACGAGCTTCATCGTGCGCGTCACGTCGACCGTCACGAACTCCGTGACGTGCGGGGCCGTGAACGCGCTGCCGACCATCGCCTGCGCGATGGCCTTCCGTACGCCCTTGACGGGGATGCGCGTCTCGCGCGCGCCCATCGAGGCGACCACGGCCGGTGCCGAGGACGGGGCCGGGGCAGAAGCCGGCGCCGGGATCTGCGCCTGCACCGGCTCGGGGGCCGGGGCCGGGTTCGCCGCCGCGTGCACGTCCTCGCGGGTGATGACGCCGCCCTCGCCGGTCGGGCTGACCGTCGCGAGGTCGATGCCCAGGTCCTTCGCCAGCTTCCGCACCGGGGGCTTCGCGAGCGGGCGGGTCTCGGGCACGACTGCGCCCGTGCCGTGCCCGTTCATCTCGCCCTGGATCGCGGCGGAAGCGGCGGCGGGCGGAGCGGCCTCCGTGCCCTTGCGGGCGCGCCGCTTCGTGGAGGACTCGGCCACGCCGTAGCCGACCAGGACCGGGGTACGGCCCTTCGGCGCCTCGGCCTCGGCCTCGGCCTCCGGCTCGGCGGCGGGTGCGGGGGCCTCGGCCGCGGGGGCCGGTTCCGGAGCCGCGTCGCCGCTGCCCGGTGCCACGTCCACGACGATGATCACCTGGCCGACGTCCACGGTCGTGCCCTCGCCGAAGCGCAGCTCGTGCACCACTCCGTCGAACGGGATCGGCAGCTCGACGGCCGCCTTCGCCGTCTCGACCTCGCAGACGACCTGGCCGTCGGTGACGGTGTCGCCGGGCTGGACGAACCACTTGAGGATCTCGGCCTCGGTCAGTCCCTCGCCCACGTCGGGCATCTTGAACTCACGGAAGCGCGCGGCATTCGTAGTTTCGGTCATCGTTGTCACGCCCCAGTCCTCAGTACGCCAGCGAGCGGTCGACGGCGTCGAGCACACGGTCCAGACCCGGCAGGTACTCGTCCTCCAGCCGGGCCGGCGGGTACGGCACGTGGTAGCCGCCGACCCTCAGCACGGGTGCCTCCAGGTGGTAGAAGCACCGCTCCGTGATGCGGGCGGCGATCTCCGCGCCGGAACCGTAGAACACCGGCGCCTCGTGCACCACGACCAGGCGGCGGGTCTTCTCGACCGAGGCCTGGATGGCGTCGAAGTCGATCGGGGACATCGAGCGCAGGTCCACGACCTCGACCGACTTGCCCTCCTCCTGGGCGGCCGCGGCGGCCTCCAGGCAGACCTTCACCATCGGGCCGTACGCGACCAGCGTGAGGTCCGTGCCGGTGCGGGCGACGGCGGCGCGGTGCAGGTCGCCGGGGATGGACTCGATGTCCAGCTCCCCCTTGTCCCAGTAGCGCCGCTTCGGCTCGAAGAAGATGATCGGGTCGTCGCTCTGGACGGCCTGCTGCATCATCCAGTACGCGTCGGAGGCGTTGGACGGGGAGACCACCTTCAGCCCCGCGACGTGCGCGAACAGCGCCTCGGGCGATTCGCTGTGGTGCTCCACCGCGCCGATGCCGCCGCCGTAGGGAATCCGTACGACGACCGGGAGCTTGATCTTGCCGAGCGAGCGGGCGTGCATCTTCGCGAGCTGCGTGACGATCTGGTCGTACGCGGGGAAGACGAAGCCGTCGAACTGGATCTCCACGACGGGCCGGTAGCCGCGCAGCGCCAGACCGATCGCCGTGCCGACGATGCCGGACTCCGCGAGCGGGGTGTCGATGACGCGGTCCTCGCCGAAGTCCTTCTGGAGGCCGTCGGTGATCCGGAAGACGCCGCCGAGCTTTCCGACGTCCTCACCCATGATGAGGACCTTGGGGTCGGTGTCGAGGGCCTTGCGCAGCGACTCGTTGAGCGCCTTCGCGATGGACATCTTTTCCATGGCCATGGCTACTTGCCCTCCTCGGCGAACGATGCCTGGTAGGCGGCGAACTGGGCGCGCTCCTCGTCGACGAGGGCGCTCCCGTCGGCGTAGGCGTGGTCGAAGATCGCCATCCGGTCCGGTTGCGGCATGGACCGTACCGCCTCGCGTACCCGCTTGCCGAGGGTCTCGCTCTCCTCGTCGAGGGCGGTGAAGAACGCCTCGTCGGCGGCGCCCTCGTTCTCCAGGTAGGTGCGCAGGCGCAGGATCGGGTCCTTGGCCTCCCAGGAGGCGCGCTCCTCGTCGGCCCGGTACTTCGTCGGGTCGTCGGAGGTGGTGTGCGCGCCCATCCGGTAGGTGAAGGCCTCCACCAGCGTGGGGCCCTCGCCGCGGCGGGCCCTCTCCAGGGCGGACCGGGTGACGGCCAGGCAGGCCAGTACGTCGTTGCCGTCGACCCGGACGCCGGGGAAGCCGAAGCCCTGGGCGCGCTGGTAGAGCGGCACCCGGGTCTGCTTCTCGGTCGGCTCCGAGATCGCCCACTGGTTGTTCTGGCAGAAGAACACGA includes these proteins:
- a CDS encoding dihydrolipoamide acetyltransferase family protein; its protein translation is MTTMTETTNAARFREFKMPDVGEGLTEAEILKWFVQPGDTVTDGQVVCEVETAKAAVELPIPFDGVVHELRFGEGTTVDVGQVIIVVDVAPGSGDAAPEPAPAAEAPAPAAEPEAEAEAEAPKGRTPVLVGYGVAESSTKRRARKGTEAAPPAAASAAIQGEMNGHGTGAVVPETRPLAKPPVRKLAKDLGIDLATVSPTGEGGVITREDVHAAANPAPAPEPVQAQIPAPASAPAPSSAPAVVASMGARETRIPVKGVRKAIAQAMVGSAFTAPHVTEFVTVDVTRTMKLVAELKEDKEMAGVRVNPLLIIAKALLVAIKRHPEVNAAWDEANQEIVQKHYVNLGIAAATPRGLIVPNIKDAHEQTLPQLAASLGELVSTARDGKTSPAAMAGGTVTITNVGVFGVDTGTPILNPGESAILAVGAIKLQPWVHKGKVKPRQVTTLALSFDHRLVDGELGSKVLADVAAILEQPKRLITWA
- a CDS encoding alpha-ketoacid dehydrogenase subunit beta, with protein sequence MAMEKMSIAKALNESLRKALDTDPKVLIMGEDVGKLGGVFRITDGLQKDFGEDRVIDTPLAESGIVGTAIGLALRGYRPVVEIQFDGFVFPAYDQIVTQLAKMHARSLGKIKLPVVVRIPYGGGIGAVEHHSESPEALFAHVAGLKVVSPSNASDAYWMMQQAVQSDDPIIFFEPKRRYWDKGELDIESIPGDLHRAAVARTGTDLTLVAYGPMVKVCLEAAAAAQEEGKSVEVVDLRSMSPIDFDAIQASVEKTRRLVVVHEAPVFYGSGAEIAARITERCFYHLEAPVLRVGGYHVPYPPARLEDEYLPGLDRVLDAVDRSLAY